A stretch of the Serratia marcescens genome encodes the following:
- the sbmC gene encoding DNA gyrase inhibitor SbmC, protein MSVRIIDKAAEKVAGVRVVGPYPQTIPQGSQQLLAWRQRHGVPFGKWLVLYWDDPAEVAPEKLRADVVMSVADDFALPVGSEGVTVQTLPAGQYAVYHVRISDGDFERVWGEFYQKLLPASGYQPVEGVSYEHYLNDCEADGYFDLDIYQTVKKW, encoded by the coding sequence ATGAGCGTGAGGATTATCGATAAAGCAGCGGAGAAGGTGGCGGGAGTGAGAGTCGTGGGGCCGTATCCGCAGACGATCCCGCAGGGCTCGCAGCAACTGCTGGCATGGCGGCAGCGCCACGGCGTGCCGTTCGGCAAATGGCTGGTGCTGTATTGGGACGATCCGGCGGAAGTGGCGCCGGAAAAGCTGCGCGCCGACGTGGTGATGAGCGTCGCGGACGATTTCGCGCTGCCGGTGGGCAGCGAGGGCGTTACCGTGCAGACGCTGCCCGCCGGGCAGTATGCGGTCTACCACGTGCGCATCAGCGATGGCGACTTCGAGCGGGTGTGGGGCGAGTTCTACCAGAAGCTGCTGCCGGCCAGCGGCTACCAGCCGGTTGAGGGGGTGAGCTACGAACACTATCTCAACGACTGCGAAGCCGACGGCTATTTCGACCTCGATATTTACCAGACGGTGAAGAAGTGGTGA
- the kynA gene encoding tryptophan 2,3-dioxygenase: MNKRELESAIVTDFSKRMSYGDYLCLDSLLDCQHPLSNPPHHDEMLFVIQHQTSELWMKLMLHELQAAVRLVQQDKLSHCFKILARVKQIQRLLFEQWAVLETLTPSEYVEFRDVLGSSSGFQSHQYRSIEFLLGNKNAAMLAVFSSDAEKHAALKAILEAPSLYDEYLLYLARHVLPIPQECLERDWTQPYQRNPDLLPAFKVIYDNPQTYWEAYEMAEKLVDIEESFHLWRFRHMKTVERIIGFKSGTGGSSGVSFLKKALDLTFFPELLDVRTEIGA, encoded by the coding sequence ATGAACAAACGGGAATTAGAAAGCGCGATTGTCACCGATTTTTCCAAACGCATGAGCTACGGCGACTACCTGTGCCTGGACTCGTTGCTGGACTGCCAGCACCCGCTCTCCAATCCGCCGCATCATGACGAAATGCTGTTCGTGATACAGCACCAAACCTCCGAACTGTGGATGAAGCTGATGCTGCACGAGCTGCAAGCGGCGGTGCGGCTGGTGCAGCAGGACAAACTCAGCCACTGCTTCAAAATCCTTGCGCGCGTCAAACAGATCCAGCGGCTGCTGTTCGAACAGTGGGCGGTGCTGGAAACGCTGACGCCGTCGGAGTACGTCGAGTTTCGCGACGTGCTGGGTAGCTCGTCGGGCTTCCAGTCGCACCAATACCGCTCGATCGAGTTCCTGCTCGGCAACAAGAATGCGGCGATGCTGGCGGTGTTCAGCAGCGATGCGGAAAAACACGCGGCGCTGAAGGCGATCCTCGAAGCGCCGAGCCTGTACGACGAATACTTGCTGTACCTGGCGCGCCACGTCCTGCCGATCCCGCAGGAGTGCCTCGAGCGCGACTGGACGCAGCCCTACCAGCGCAACCCGGATCTGCTGCCGGCGTTCAAAGTGATCTACGACAACCCGCAAACCTACTGGGAAGCCTATGAAATGGCGGAGAAGCTGGTGGATATCGAAGAGAGCTTCCACCTGTGGCGCTTCCGCCATATGAAAACGGTGGAGCGGATCATCGGCTTCAAGTCGGGCACCGGCGGTTCCAGCGGCGTCAGCTTCCTGAAAAAGGCGTTGGATCTGACCTTTTTCCCCGAGCTGCTGGACGTGCGCACCGAAATCGGCGCCTGA